Proteins from a genomic interval of Rhodococcus rhodochrous:
- a CDS encoding long-chain-fatty-acid--CoA ligase — MIDSLAAHRTLAHGEQLARQARQRPETIALSFGDSDLTYRQLDERVNRLARALQARGVSKGDRVAVLMHNRLEVVESYLAVLRLGAIVVPVNFRLVAAEVEYILSDSGAEVLVVDEPMTSLAAQLAPRLVRTVLVTGGDASRVSDTALDYESVLDPDDSSLDIVVDDHDPAFIMYTSGTTGRPKGAVLSHLNLAMNTVNSMIEHQVRTEGEVWYSGLPLFHIGGLNGILIYLMAGGRSIIAPSGNFDPVSTIETLEQEEVTSCYFVPTQWKELCAVPGVRDRKLSLRRIMWGASVAPPSVLSAMAETFPNIPTLNVFGQTEMSSVTCILRGEDAIPKMGSVGTPIVNVEARVVDGNGDDVQQGNVGEIVYRGPTVMQGYWNRPDATEEAFRDGWFHSGDLVRQDEDGFLFVVDRAKDMIISGGENIYCAEVEAVIDQHPGVAEVAVVGAPHPKWVETPVAIVVPTDPNDPPSEEDVIEFCRSRMASYKKPTSVVVTDSLPRTATGKVQKFRLRESLSAN; from the coding sequence ATGATCGATTCCCTCGCGGCGCACCGCACGCTCGCCCACGGTGAACAGCTCGCCCGTCAGGCACGACAGCGGCCGGAGACGATCGCCCTGAGCTTCGGCGACAGTGACCTCACCTATCGGCAACTCGACGAACGGGTCAACCGTCTGGCCCGGGCACTGCAGGCTCGTGGTGTGTCGAAAGGTGACCGTGTCGCTGTCCTGATGCACAACCGGCTCGAGGTCGTCGAATCCTATCTGGCCGTCCTGCGACTCGGGGCGATCGTGGTGCCGGTCAACTTCCGTCTCGTCGCCGCCGAGGTCGAGTACATCCTCTCCGACAGTGGCGCCGAAGTGCTCGTCGTCGACGAGCCGATGACATCGCTCGCTGCGCAACTCGCACCCCGGCTCGTGCGGACCGTGCTGGTGACCGGCGGTGATGCGAGCCGGGTGTCCGATACCGCGCTGGACTACGAGTCGGTGCTCGATCCGGACGACTCCTCGTTGGACATCGTCGTCGACGACCACGATCCGGCCTTCATCATGTACACCTCCGGGACCACGGGTCGCCCGAAGGGCGCGGTACTCAGCCACCTGAATCTTGCGATGAACACGGTCAATTCGATGATCGAGCACCAGGTTCGGACCGAAGGCGAGGTGTGGTACTCGGGTCTGCCGCTGTTCCACATCGGTGGGCTCAACGGCATCCTGATCTATCTCATGGCCGGGGGACGCTCGATCATCGCCCCCTCGGGGAACTTCGATCCCGTCTCGACGATCGAGACCCTCGAGCAAGAAGAGGTCACGTCCTGCTATTTCGTTCCCACGCAGTGGAAGGAACTGTGTGCCGTTCCCGGGGTGCGCGATCGGAAGCTGAGTCTGCGCCGCATCATGTGGGGAGCGTCCGTGGCCCCGCCGTCGGTGCTCTCGGCGATGGCCGAGACGTTCCCGAACATCCCCACGCTCAACGTGTTCGGGCAGACCGAGATGAGTTCGGTGACCTGCATCCTCCGCGGTGAGGACGCCATCCCCAAGATGGGGTCGGTCGGCACACCCATCGTCAACGTCGAGGCCCGCGTCGTCGACGGCAACGGCGACGACGTGCAGCAGGGCAACGTCGGCGAGATCGTCTATCGCGGACCGACCGTGATGCAGGGCTACTGGAACAGACCCGACGCGACGGAGGAAGCGTTCCGGGATGGCTGGTTCCACTCGGGTGACCTCGTGCGGCAGGACGAGGACGGCTTCCTCTTCGTCGTCGACCGCGCGAAGGACATGATCATCTCCGGCGGCGAGAACATCTACTGCGCCGAGGTCGAGGCGGTCATCGATCAGCACCCAGGTGTCGCCGAGGTGGCCGTCGTCGGGGCGCCGCACCCGAAGTGGGTGGAGACCCCGGTCGCCATCGTCGTGCCCACCGATCCGAACGATCCTCCCTCGGAGGAGGACGTCATCGAGTTCTGCCGCAGCCGGATGGCCTCCTACAAGAAGCCGACCTCGGTGGTCGTCACCGACTCCTTGCCTCGCACCGCGACCGGGAAGGTCCAGAAGTTCCGCTTGCGCGAATCCCTGTCCGCGAACTGA
- a CDS encoding acyl-CoA dehydrogenase family protein, with the protein MRSDLPNDMQQLLDDIDHFIDTEIAPLQAENDNERFFDHRREWARTDFEAGGLPRPEWHELLSEMRRRADKAGFLRRDLPTEVGGTDASNFEMAVVREHLAHRGLGLHNDLQDESSIIGNFPSFHLVWKFGTGDQRSEFAEALITGERFLGFGLTEPDHGSDATWMETTAVRSGGDWIINGAKRWNTGMHIATHDLVFARTSGEPGQARGITAFLVPVDTPGLSVDLFRWTLNMPTDHADVSLRDVRVPDSAILGEEGRGLEIAQNFVHENRIRQAASSLGAAQYCIDEAVSFARDRVTFGQPLAARQAIQWPLVELHTDGAMLRELIRVTARDLDTRSHMEVSDRVSMCNYRANRLVCDAADRAMQVHGGMGYSRHLPFEHIYRHHRRYRITEGAEEIQIRKVAGHLFGFTGKKK; encoded by the coding sequence ATGAGATCCGATCTTCCGAACGACATGCAGCAACTGCTCGACGACATCGACCACTTCATCGACACCGAGATCGCACCCCTGCAGGCGGAGAACGACAACGAACGCTTCTTCGACCATCGACGCGAATGGGCGCGCACCGACTTCGAAGCCGGCGGCCTCCCCCGCCCCGAATGGCACGAACTGCTCTCGGAGATGCGACGTCGCGCCGACAAGGCCGGTTTCCTCCGCCGCGACCTGCCCACCGAGGTCGGTGGCACCGACGCGAGCAACTTCGAGATGGCGGTCGTACGCGAGCACCTCGCGCACCGCGGCCTGGGGCTGCACAACGACCTGCAGGACGAATCGTCGATCATCGGGAACTTTCCCAGCTTCCACCTGGTCTGGAAGTTCGGCACCGGCGACCAGCGCAGCGAGTTCGCCGAAGCCCTGATCACCGGCGAGCGTTTCCTCGGGTTCGGCCTCACCGAACCCGACCACGGATCGGACGCGACGTGGATGGAGACGACTGCCGTCCGCTCCGGTGGCGATTGGATCATCAACGGCGCCAAGCGGTGGAACACCGGGATGCACATCGCCACTCATGATCTGGTCTTCGCGCGCACCAGCGGCGAACCGGGACAGGCCCGCGGCATCACCGCCTTCCTCGTCCCCGTCGACACGCCCGGGTTATCCGTCGACCTGTTCCGGTGGACGCTCAACATGCCCACCGACCACGCCGACGTGTCCTTGCGCGACGTCCGGGTGCCCGACTCGGCGATCCTCGGCGAGGAAGGTCGCGGACTGGAGATCGCGCAGAACTTCGTGCACGAGAACAGGATCCGCCAGGCCGCCTCGAGTCTCGGTGCCGCCCAGTACTGCATCGACGAAGCGGTCTCCTTTGCCCGCGATCGCGTGACCTTCGGCCAGCCTCTCGCGGCCCGCCAGGCCATCCAGTGGCCGTTGGTGGAACTGCACACCGACGGCGCGATGTTGCGCGAGCTGATCCGCGTCACCGCCCGTGACCTGGACACACGCTCGCACATGGAGGTCTCCGATCGCGTCTCGATGTGCAACTACCGCGCCAACCGGCTCGTGTGCGATGCCGCCGACCGGGCCATGCAGGTCCACGGCGGCATGGGATACAGCCGTCACCTGCCGTTCGAGCACATCTACCGCCACCATCGCCGCTATCGGATCACCGAGGGTGCCGAGGAGATCCAGATCCGCAAGGTGGCCGGTCACCTGTTCGGATTCACCGGAAAGAAGAAGTGA
- a CDS encoding TetR/AcrR family transcriptional regulator: MPRSTEKNPPRAMSFAVRGTDDKVAATLITAAVATMAAKGYHGTSVRDIASEAGVAVGSLYNYFGSKQELLALILNRGLDALVEETEEALLAAGSDPVDRLRAIVGVHVGQHTKAPRESLLGNSELRSLEPQHYAVVVTKRDVQRRMFDRVVVDGVDRGVFTTKTPVDTARFIVSACTAVAGWFHPDGPLTAQEVTARYQDIALDAVGYRKDP; the protein is encoded by the coding sequence ATGCCCCGCTCAACCGAGAAGAACCCACCGCGTGCGATGTCCTTCGCCGTGCGCGGGACCGACGACAAGGTCGCCGCCACGCTGATCACCGCCGCGGTGGCGACGATGGCCGCCAAGGGCTACCACGGCACCTCGGTGCGCGATATCGCCTCTGAGGCCGGGGTGGCGGTGGGTTCGCTGTACAACTACTTCGGCTCGAAGCAGGAGCTGCTCGCGCTCATCCTCAACCGAGGGCTCGACGCCCTCGTGGAGGAGACCGAGGAAGCGCTGCTCGCCGCGGGCAGTGATCCCGTGGACCGGCTGCGCGCAATCGTCGGCGTGCATGTAGGGCAGCACACGAAGGCTCCCCGGGAAAGCCTGCTCGGGAACAGTGAGTTGCGCAGCCTCGAACCGCAGCACTACGCCGTGGTGGTGACCAAGCGTGACGTGCAGCGACGCATGTTCGACCGCGTCGTCGTCGACGGCGTGGACCGTGGGGTGTTCACGACGAAGACCCCGGTGGACACCGCGCGCTTCATCGTCAGTGCCTGTACCGCTGTCGCCGGGTGGTTCCATCCCGACGGACCGCTCACCGCGCAGGAGGTCACCGCCCGCTACCAGGACATCGCCCTCGACGCCGTCGGGTACCGAAAGGATCCGTGA
- a CDS encoding phosphotransferase family protein, with amino-acid sequence MSIDDLRAALTRHLSGLDGVRGTLTDLARLTGGASRETWLLTVTDDAGAERELILRRDPPEAEDPARMSREATVLREAHTAGVPVPELLDHSDGDRVEGLGAAYLLMEKVPGEALPQRLLRDDRYSAVRKNLSYALGRALARIHRIPIDALPDFPAGDQLDELFARYVETGPPLPSLELAFRWLHEHRSPSTRTTVVHGDFRNGNVLIDESGIRAVLDWELTHLGDPMEDLGWLCVKTWRFGAVEPVGGFGSRDELFRGYEDESGIAPDPEAVRWWELYGTLRWAVMCRIQANRALVHGEGNALELLAIGRRIAECEHDLLQLLEPAGDFDPATITSDEESRQDLFGMPSAAELSRAVKAFVVDHPATDAPSRYQARVASKVLDIVAREAEHGAHLRAQHRAALDAVGVADETELALALRDGKRTMGEASVEKAVRQTVAARLMVANPGYAA; translated from the coding sequence ATGAGCATCGACGACCTGCGCGCGGCGCTGACCAGGCACCTCTCCGGACTCGACGGGGTTCGTGGGACGCTCACGGACCTGGCTCGTCTGACCGGCGGCGCGAGTCGCGAGACCTGGCTCCTCACCGTCACCGACGATGCCGGCGCCGAACGTGAACTGATCCTGCGACGCGACCCTCCCGAAGCCGAGGATCCGGCTCGAATGTCCCGCGAAGCGACTGTTCTCCGCGAGGCCCACACTGCGGGTGTTCCCGTCCCCGAACTGCTCGATCACAGCGACGGCGACCGGGTCGAGGGCCTCGGCGCGGCGTATCTCCTCATGGAGAAGGTCCCCGGCGAAGCGCTCCCGCAGCGCCTGCTCCGCGACGACCGGTACAGCGCGGTGCGCAAGAACCTCTCCTACGCATTGGGTCGTGCGCTCGCCCGCATCCACCGGATACCGATCGACGCACTGCCCGACTTCCCGGCCGGAGATCAACTCGACGAGCTCTTCGCCCGTTATGTCGAGACGGGACCACCGCTGCCGAGCCTCGAACTCGCGTTCCGCTGGTTGCACGAGCATCGGTCACCGTCCACGCGCACCACCGTCGTCCACGGCGACTTCCGCAACGGCAACGTGCTCATCGACGAGTCGGGCATCCGCGCCGTCCTGGACTGGGAGCTGACGCACCTCGGGGATCCGATGGAGGATCTCGGCTGGTTGTGCGTGAAGACCTGGAGGTTCGGTGCCGTCGAACCCGTCGGAGGTTTCGGATCCCGCGACGAACTGTTCCGCGGCTATGAAGACGAAAGCGGAATTGCGCCGGATCCCGAGGCGGTGCGGTGGTGGGAGCTCTACGGCACCCTGCGGTGGGCGGTAATGTGCCGGATCCAGGCCAACCGCGCTCTCGTCCACGGCGAGGGAAACGCCCTCGAACTCCTGGCCATCGGCCGGCGCATCGCCGAATGCGAGCACGATCTCCTGCAGTTGCTGGAACCCGCCGGCGATTTCGACCCGGCCACCATCACTTCGGACGAGGAGTCCCGGCAGGATCTGTTCGGCATGCCCTCGGCCGCGGAATTGTCGCGGGCGGTCAAGGCTTTCGTCGTCGACCATCCGGCGACCGACGCACCGTCTCGCTACCAGGCGCGAGTGGCATCGAAGGTTCTCGACATCGTCGCCCGGGAAGCCGAACACGGTGCGCATCTGCGGGCGCAGCATCGGGCCGCGCTCGACGCAGTGGGCGTGGCCGACGAAACCGAGTTGGCGCTGGCGCTGCGGGACGGGAAGCGGACGATGGGGGAAGCCTCCGTCGAGAAGGCGGTGCGGCAAACGGTCGCGGCTCGTCTCATGGTCGCGAACCCCGGGTACGCCGCGTGA
- a CDS encoding helix-turn-helix transcriptional regulator, with product MSTPRSAAPTALAALSNLDDPLRRRLFEYVAESEEPVSREEVAAALDIGRTLAAYHLDKLADAGLVTVDYQRPAGRGGPGAGRPAKVYTRTTTEMTVSVPPRDYELLARLLVSAVEQDTDGTVRAAVNEAARDAGRRAVADSGGDLLEALRGCGYLPRAEGDGHVHLRNCPFHLVAQDHLDVVCGLNLRLIEGVIAGSDHLDAHAELHPRPDRCCVVIEYDAESHPRSSAPPAPIDDETHPD from the coding sequence ATGTCCACTCCCCGGTCTGCCGCACCGACGGCGCTGGCGGCATTGAGCAATCTGGACGATCCGTTGCGGCGCCGGTTGTTCGAGTACGTGGCCGAGAGCGAGGAACCGGTCTCGCGCGAGGAGGTGGCGGCTGCTCTCGATATCGGCCGGACCCTCGCGGCCTATCACCTCGACAAGCTCGCCGACGCCGGCCTGGTCACGGTCGACTACCAGCGACCTGCCGGGCGCGGCGGCCCCGGCGCGGGACGCCCGGCGAAGGTCTACACGAGGACGACGACGGAAATGACCGTCAGTGTGCCGCCGCGCGACTACGAACTGCTCGCCAGGCTGCTCGTCTCCGCGGTCGAACAGGACACCGACGGAACGGTACGAGCGGCGGTGAACGAAGCCGCACGCGACGCCGGACGACGAGCGGTCGCCGACTCGGGAGGCGACCTCCTGGAGGCGCTGCGCGGCTGCGGATACCTGCCCCGAGCCGAGGGCGACGGCCACGTCCACCTACGCAACTGTCCCTTCCACCTCGTCGCCCAAGATCATCTGGATGTGGTGTGCGGATTGAACTTACGCCTGATCGAGGGCGTGATCGCCGGCAGCGACCACCTCGACGCGCATGCCGAACTGCACCCGCGGCCGGATCGGTGTTGTGTGGTGATCGAGTACGACGCCGAGTCGCATCCTCGCTCGTCCGCACCGCCGGCGCCCATCGATGACGAAACACATCCGGACTGA
- a CDS encoding membrane protein, whose product MTTPAAHSSSTAPGAPAHGDVMHRARSDPAYGAFVLLRIGFTALPIVMGIDKFTNVLTSWQGYLAPWIVDLSPLGAQQVMLVVGVIEIVAGIAVAIKPRYAAYIVAAWLGGIVINLLSYPGFYDVALRDVGLLLAALTLARLASVYDPPWR is encoded by the coding sequence ATGACCACTCCCGCAGCTCACTCGTCTTCCACAGCGCCCGGTGCACCTGCACATGGCGACGTGATGCACCGCGCTCGCAGTGATCCCGCCTACGGGGCATTCGTGTTGCTACGCATCGGGTTCACCGCGCTCCCGATCGTCATGGGCATCGACAAGTTCACCAACGTGCTCACCTCCTGGCAGGGCTATCTGGCGCCGTGGATCGTCGATCTCAGTCCCCTCGGCGCGCAGCAGGTGATGCTGGTGGTCGGGGTGATCGAGATCGTCGCCGGTATCGCCGTCGCGATCAAACCGCGATACGCGGCGTATATCGTCGCCGCTTGGCTCGGAGGAATCGTGATCAACCTGTTGAGCTATCCCGGCTTCTACGATGTCGCCCTGCGAGACGTCGGACTGCTGCTTGCGGCTCTGACCCTGGCGCGGTTGGCGTCCGTGTACGACCCGCCCTGGCGATGA
- a CDS encoding patatin-like phospholipase family protein, translating to MTTAFVLGGGAGLGAVEVGMLYALTERGIRPDLLIGTSAGALNAAYVAGRGTGLPALDELAAIWRNLRRQDVFPLDPVRQLLAVTGLRSSLCSDRNLRQLIESHLPYRDLEDASIPVHLVATDLLTGREVLLSTGEAVSAVLASAAVPGVLPALQREGLSLVDGGIADDAALSQAVALGADDVWVLPAGYACALPRPPTTALATAVQALTLLTHQRLLLEVADFSERVELHVLPPLCPVSVSPIDFSHAGELIERAHRATQAWIAAGGDRRPHPERILSLHNHRPRLGEPDASSGRIPGRGSDPTRPEDGYTTVAAWGRVWPSQGRGTRSP from the coding sequence ATGACCACCGCCTTCGTCCTCGGTGGTGGCGCCGGTCTCGGTGCCGTGGAGGTGGGGATGCTCTATGCGCTCACCGAACGAGGCATCCGTCCCGATCTGCTGATCGGGACGTCGGCCGGTGCGCTCAACGCCGCCTACGTCGCCGGTCGCGGTACCGGCCTCCCGGCTCTGGACGAACTGGCGGCGATCTGGCGGAATCTGCGCCGACAGGACGTCTTCCCCCTCGATCCGGTACGTCAGCTACTGGCCGTGACCGGACTCCGTTCCTCGCTGTGTTCCGACCGGAACCTGCGGCAGCTCATCGAATCACACCTGCCCTACCGTGATCTCGAGGACGCGTCGATCCCCGTGCACCTCGTGGCCACCGACCTGCTCACCGGCCGCGAGGTGCTGCTCTCTACGGGTGAGGCCGTCAGTGCCGTGCTCGCCAGTGCCGCCGTCCCCGGTGTTCTGCCCGCCCTGCAACGCGAGGGTCTGAGTCTCGTCGACGGGGGTATCGCCGACGATGCGGCTCTGTCCCAAGCAGTGGCCCTCGGCGCGGACGACGTATGGGTGCTGCCCGCCGGCTACGCATGTGCCCTGCCACGTCCTCCGACCACCGCGCTGGCCACCGCGGTGCAGGCTCTGACGCTGCTCACTCACCAGCGCCTGCTGCTCGAGGTCGCCGACTTCTCCGAACGGGTCGAACTGCACGTACTACCCCCACTGTGTCCGGTGTCCGTGTCGCCGATCGACTTCAGCCATGCCGGCGAGTTGATCGAGCGGGCCCATCGGGCGACGCAGGCCTGGATTGCCGCCGGGGGAGATCGACGGCCCCACCCCGAACGTATTCTGTCCCTGCACAATCACCGGCCCCGGCTCGGGGAGCCGGACGCGTCGAGCGGTCGCATTCCCGGCCGCGGTTCCGATCCGACACGGCCGGAAGACGGATACACGACAGTTGCGGCATGGGGTCGGGTGTGGCCTTCTCAGGGAAGGGGTACGCGATCGCCATGA
- a CDS encoding SRPBCC family protein, translated as MSTITEAIDVDVPIRVAYNQWTQFESFPHFMEGVREIRQLDDTHVHWVIDIAGQVREFDATITEQHPDERVAWTSDSGPNHAGVITFHRLDDEKTRVTAQMDIDPEGFVENVADKLGVLGNRVKNDMRKFKEFIEQRGHETGGWRGDVDRPTP; from the coding sequence ATGAGCACAATCACGGAAGCCATCGATGTCGATGTACCGATCCGCGTCGCATACAACCAGTGGACACAATTCGAATCGTTTCCTCATTTCATGGAAGGGGTTCGAGAGATCCGGCAACTCGACGACACGCATGTTCATTGGGTGATCGATATCGCAGGTCAGGTCCGCGAGTTCGATGCCACCATCACCGAGCAACATCCGGACGAGCGGGTGGCGTGGACGTCGGATTCGGGACCCAACCACGCGGGAGTGATCACGTTCCATCGTCTCGATGACGAGAAGACCCGAGTGACAGCCCAAATGGACATCGACCCGGAAGGATTCGTCGAGAATGTAGCCGACAAACTCGGTGTTCTCGGCAACCGGGTCAAGAACGACATGAGGAAGTTCAAGGAGTTCATCGAGCAGCGCGGACACGAGACCGGTGGGTGGCGCGGGGACGTGGACCGACCCACCCCCTGA
- a CDS encoding MFS transporter, translating to MKSRWWTIAIILGLVIVNYIDRSAISFAASDLRSEFGITPGEYGIISSAFSIGYMLFALLSGPLVDRYGSRRVLIVGMFIWAAATALTPFAGGFIGLILLRILLGAGEAPCFPAATRLVSRWLPAQERGKALALIGGVAVSGSLLVGGPILTQLIALTGWKAMFWILAIVGVVWVVIAYPTLKNSPSEAKFVSKEELDYIRAGQLDGEETGHESSTDWGEILRNRNLWLVGLGYFSWGFMFWAFMYWLPQYLEHEFGLSIKEVGAFSVAPWAAGVVGALLGGILVDRVYKRTQSIRSRFIIIGVALLLAGASIAPILFFRGNIVVALICISAGVGFGFITGGIWWVASIDAAPSQPGTAAGFADACFALSGIVAPSVMGFSVARTGTYDGGFLVMTALCLIGAVAMLFFTKEPPRLQASDDSVDHREAVKRV from the coding sequence ATGAAATCGCGTTGGTGGACCATCGCCATCATTCTGGGCCTGGTAATCGTCAACTACATCGATCGCAGTGCCATCTCGTTCGCAGCATCCGATCTGCGCTCCGAGTTCGGGATCACTCCCGGTGAGTACGGCATCATCAGTTCCGCATTCTCGATCGGCTACATGCTCTTCGCTCTCCTGTCGGGACCGCTGGTCGACCGTTACGGTTCCCGGCGCGTGCTCATCGTGGGCATGTTCATCTGGGCCGCAGCCACGGCACTGACCCCGTTCGCCGGCGGGTTCATCGGCCTGATCCTGCTACGCATCCTCCTCGGAGCCGGTGAAGCGCCATGCTTCCCCGCAGCGACCCGCCTCGTCAGCCGTTGGCTGCCGGCGCAGGAACGAGGCAAGGCGCTGGCCCTGATCGGCGGTGTGGCGGTCTCCGGCAGCCTGCTCGTCGGCGGACCGATCCTCACCCAGCTGATCGCCCTCACCGGCTGGAAGGCGATGTTCTGGATTCTGGCGATCGTCGGAGTCGTGTGGGTCGTGATCGCCTATCCGACGCTGAAGAACTCGCCGAGCGAGGCCAAGTTCGTGTCGAAGGAAGAACTGGACTACATCCGCGCCGGCCAGCTGGACGGTGAGGAGACCGGTCACGAGTCGAGCACCGACTGGGGCGAGATCCTCCGCAACCGCAATCTCTGGCTCGTCGGTCTCGGATACTTCTCGTGGGGCTTCATGTTCTGGGCCTTCATGTACTGGCTCCCGCAGTACCTCGAGCACGAATTCGGTCTGTCCATCAAGGAGGTCGGTGCATTCTCCGTGGCGCCGTGGGCAGCCGGTGTGGTGGGCGCACTGCTCGGCGGAATCCTCGTCGACCGCGTGTACAAGCGCACGCAGAGCATCCGCTCGCGATTCATCATCATCGGTGTCGCGCTGCTGCTGGCGGGCGCGTCGATCGCACCGATCCTGTTCTTCCGCGGCAACATCGTCGTCGCACTGATCTGCATCTCCGCGGGTGTGGGCTTCGGCTTCATCACCGGCGGCATCTGGTGGGTCGCGTCGATCGATGCCGCTCCGAGCCAGCCCGGCACGGCCGCCGGTTTCGCCGATGCCTGCTTCGCACTGTCCGGCATCGTCGCTCCGTCGGTCATGGGCTTCAGTGTCGCTCGTACCGGCACCTACGACGGCGGATTCCTGGTCATGACCGCCCTGTGTCTGATCGGTGCTGTCGCGATGCTGTTCTTCACCAAGGAACCGCCGCGGCTGCAGGCATCGGACGACTCCGTCGACCACCGCGAGGCGGTCAAACGCGTCTGA
- a CDS encoding CaiB/BaiF CoA transferase family protein encodes MTDDKLPAGPLRGIKVLDASTILAGPLAAQILGDFGAEVIKIEHPAKPDGMRGHGLDKNGVPLWWKMVSRNKQTVTLNLSTPEGQEIFRDLAAEADVVVENFRPGTFERWGLSYAELAERNPALIMLRVTGFGQQGPYATRPAFGTLVESMSGFAHLTGHPDGPPTLPAFGLADSIAGVAGSSAVSMALFERERNGGTGQEIDLDLLTPIMTAVGPGVIYADQLGVDQQRTGNRSQNNAPRNLYRTKDDHWVAVSTSAQAIAERVLRLVGHPEVIDEDWFATGRTRAEHADLLDKYVGDWIADRTRDEVVVAFEEAGAAVAPVYRPSDLLTDPQVVATDIVTTVDDDELGPVRMQNVMWRMGRSPGAIRHTGRPAGADTDRVLSHLGRSPEDIDELRARGVI; translated from the coding sequence TTGACCGACGACAAGCTCCCTGCCGGTCCCCTGCGGGGGATCAAGGTCCTCGACGCGTCCACCATCCTTGCCGGGCCGCTCGCCGCGCAGATCCTGGGTGACTTCGGCGCGGAGGTCATCAAGATCGAACATCCGGCGAAGCCGGACGGGATGCGCGGGCACGGCCTGGACAAGAACGGTGTCCCGCTCTGGTGGAAGATGGTCAGCCGCAACAAGCAGACCGTCACCCTGAACCTGAGCACACCGGAAGGCCAGGAGATCTTCCGCGATCTCGCCGCCGAAGCCGACGTGGTGGTCGAGAACTTCCGACCCGGTACGTTCGAGCGTTGGGGCCTGTCCTATGCCGAACTCGCCGAGCGGAATCCCGCACTGATCATGTTGCGGGTCACCGGTTTCGGACAACAGGGACCGTATGCGACACGTCCCGCGTTCGGCACGCTGGTGGAATCGATGAGCGGCTTCGCCCATCTCACCGGCCACCCCGACGGCCCTCCCACCCTGCCGGCATTCGGCCTTGCCGACTCCATCGCCGGAGTCGCCGGGTCCTCGGCGGTGTCGATGGCGTTGTTCGAGCGTGAACGCAACGGCGGTACCGGTCAGGAGATCGACCTCGATCTCCTCACACCGATCATGACCGCCGTCGGCCCCGGCGTGATCTACGCCGATCAGCTGGGCGTCGACCAACAGCGCACCGGCAACCGATCGCAGAACAATGCCCCGCGAAATCTCTACCGCACCAAGGACGACCACTGGGTAGCCGTGTCCACGAGCGCACAAGCGATCGCCGAACGGGTACTGCGCCTGGTGGGGCATCCCGAGGTCATCGACGAAGACTGGTTCGCCACCGGTCGCACCCGCGCCGAGCACGCGGACCTGCTCGACAAGTACGTCGGCGACTGGATCGCCGACCGTACTCGCGACGAGGTGGTCGTCGCCTTCGAGGAGGCCGGCGCCGCCGTGGCACCGGTCTACCGACCCAGTGACCTGCTGACAGATCCGCAAGTCGTCGCGACCGACATAGTCACCACCGTCGACGACGACGAACTCGGCCCCGTGCGCATGCAGAACGTCATGTGGCGCATGGGCCGATCCCCCGGTGCGATCCGCCACACCGGTCGCCCTGCCGGTGCCGATACCGACAGGGTTCTCTCCCACCTCGGGCGCAGCCCCGAGGACATCGACGAACTGCGGGCCCGGGGCGTCATCTGA